In Streptomyces longhuiensis, the following proteins share a genomic window:
- a CDS encoding TetR/AcrR family transcriptional regulator translates to MTGITGDPAEGYGRLGEPSGARGDGAGPPAGRRRRVPRREREQQMIDVAVRVFAKRGYHAASVDEIAELAGVSKPMVYLYLDSKEGLFLACLRRESDRLVAAFQGAARAGGEPEERLYAGLAAFFAFVAGHRDSWVVLHRQAAELSAAVAAAVAQARRAVMAEVAGLVGDGIADSGRGALLDAEDADFVAHALVGAADALTDWMERHPGQSPDGIALRLMNMVWVGMRHVLDGEVWTPRDA, encoded by the coding sequence GTGACGGGTATAACGGGCGATCCGGCCGAAGGCTACGGGCGGCTCGGGGAGCCTTCCGGGGCGCGCGGTGACGGAGCGGGCCCTCCGGCCGGCCGACGGCGCCGTGTGCCGCGCCGTGAGCGCGAGCAGCAGATGATCGACGTCGCCGTGCGGGTCTTCGCCAAGCGCGGGTACCACGCCGCTTCCGTCGACGAGATCGCCGAACTCGCGGGCGTCTCCAAGCCGATGGTCTATCTCTACCTCGACTCCAAGGAAGGGCTGTTCCTGGCGTGCCTGCGCCGGGAGTCGGACCGGCTCGTCGCCGCGTTCCAGGGGGCGGCGCGAGCGGGCGGCGAACCCGAGGAGCGCCTCTACGCGGGCCTCGCCGCGTTCTTCGCGTTCGTCGCCGGGCACCGTGACTCCTGGGTCGTCCTGCACCGTCAGGCCGCCGAGCTCAGCGCCGCCGTCGCCGCCGCCGTCGCGCAGGCGCGCCGGGCCGTCATGGCCGAGGTCGCGGGCCTGGTCGGGGACGGCATCGCGGACAGCGGACGGGGAGCCCTGCTCGACGCCGAGGACGCCGACTTCGTGGCGCACGCGCTCGTCGGCGCCGCCGACGCGCTCACCGACTGGATGGAGCGCCACCCGGGCCAGTCCCCGGACGGGATCGCGCTGCGGCTGATGAACATGGTGTGGGTGGGGATGCGGCATGTCCTCGACGGCGAGGTCTGGACCCCGCGCGACGCCTGA
- a CDS encoding SCP2 sterol-binding domain-containing protein, with the protein MSEGASTRDGIAGLDFSAVSPEQFAKIVKGLSAEEIDRIARDGELRARILEEVFTRMERQFKPDAAGSLQALIRWKITSAADKAEAVYETAVADGTCTVTEGRSDATPRVTLAMGDADFLKLVSGNQSPVTMFMMRKVRITGDVALAAGLNRYFDIPKP; encoded by the coding sequence ATGAGCGAGGGCGCCAGCACGCGCGACGGGATTGCCGGCCTCGACTTCTCGGCGGTCTCGCCCGAGCAGTTCGCGAAGATCGTGAAGGGTCTGTCCGCCGAGGAGATCGACCGGATCGCGCGGGACGGCGAGCTGCGGGCCCGCATCCTCGAAGAGGTCTTCACCCGCATGGAGCGGCAGTTCAAGCCGGACGCCGCGGGTTCGCTCCAGGCTCTGATCCGCTGGAAGATCACGAGCGCCGCCGACAAGGCGGAGGCCGTGTACGAGACGGCGGTCGCGGACGGGACCTGCACGGTCACCGAGGGCCGTTCGGACGCCACGCCGCGCGTCACGCTCGCCATGGGCGACGCGGACTTCCTGAAGCTGGTCTCGGGCAATCAGAGCCCCGTCACGATGTTCATGATGCGCAAGGTCAGGATCACCGGCGATGTCGCACTCGCCGCGGGCCTCAACCGCTACTTCGACATCCCCAAGCCGTGA
- a CDS encoding aldo/keto reductase, which yields MTTTPHAHPHAHTDQDRLIYGCMGLGGSWDSAPYKAADIDAAEAAVQAALDSGITAFDHADIYRDGKAEAVFGEVLARTPGLRERITVQTKCGIRLADGDRPGVYDLSGGRIVRYVEESLTRLRTDHVDVLLLHRPDPLADPGEVAKALTSLQEQGLVRSFGVSNMNAHQIARLQSHLDFPLVANQLEMSLKSRDWVEAGVLVNTPEAAANGFPLGTLEHCATHGIRLQAWGPLAQGSYTGREATPAEYATAQLVTALAEKKHTTPETIILWWLQRHPARIAPVIGTANPTRIRACRDAALRDPELTHEEWYELWVTARGAALP from the coding sequence GTGACCACGACACCGCACGCGCACCCTCACGCGCACACCGACCAGGACCGGCTGATCTACGGATGCATGGGGCTGGGCGGGAGTTGGGACTCCGCGCCCTACAAGGCGGCCGACATCGACGCCGCCGAGGCCGCCGTGCAGGCGGCCCTCGACAGCGGCATCACCGCGTTCGACCACGCCGACATCTACCGCGACGGCAAGGCCGAGGCCGTGTTCGGCGAGGTGCTCGCCCGCACGCCCGGGCTGCGCGAGCGCATCACCGTACAGACCAAGTGCGGGATCCGCCTCGCCGACGGCGACCGCCCCGGGGTGTACGACCTGAGCGGCGGCCGCATCGTGCGGTACGTCGAGGAGAGCCTGACCCGGCTGCGGACCGACCACGTCGACGTCCTGCTGCTGCACCGCCCCGACCCGCTGGCGGACCCGGGTGAAGTGGCCAAGGCCCTCACCTCGCTCCAGGAGCAGGGCCTCGTCAGGAGTTTCGGCGTCTCCAACATGAACGCCCACCAGATCGCCCGCCTCCAGTCCCACCTGGACTTCCCGCTCGTCGCCAACCAGCTGGAGATGAGCCTGAAGAGCCGGGACTGGGTGGAGGCCGGGGTCCTGGTGAACACGCCCGAGGCCGCCGCGAACGGCTTCCCGCTCGGCACCCTGGAACACTGCGCCACCCACGGGATCCGCCTCCAGGCGTGGGGCCCGCTCGCCCAGGGCAGTTACACCGGCCGCGAGGCGACCCCCGCCGAATACGCCACGGCCCAGCTGGTCACGGCCCTGGCCGAGAAGAAGCACACCACCCCGGAGACGATCATCCTGTGGTGGCTCCAGCGCCACCCGGCCCGCATCGCCCCGGTCATCGGCACGGCGAACCCCACCCGCATCCGGGCCTGCCGCGACGCCGCCCTCCGCGACCCCGAACTCACCCATGAGGAGTGGTACGAGCTGTGGGTGACGGCTCGGGGGGCGGCGCTGCCGTAG
- a CDS encoding ABC transporter ATP-binding protein produces the protein MGVGELVERKSSGARQAFRCFWPLTRGDRRWLVLIIVCVVVAALAETASILIFANLTDHALAAGSLSAFWVPAAQWLGVAVIGAAVGYAGNSLAVWTAERFVLRLRAGVFRHVQGMPPHFFQKHRQGDLVERLTGDVEAIEQMVVSGVVGTASAVFSTVFYAVAALWLRWDLALVTFLLAPLFLVAARRFAGRIRSAARDERTADGAITSVVEESLGNVVLTQAYNLRRDEERRLDREARAWMRASVRGARASELYEQFVEVVETLCVLAVIGFGAWEIAAGRMTLGDLLAFAAFIGYLYPPIRNLGQLGLTLTAATAGAERIQEVLDAEPAVTDPVSPRPAWPVHGRITLEGVSFRYPDAPAESLTDVSLTAEPGELVLITGESGAGKSTLSKLLLRFYDPTAGTVRLDGVPLADVPLEFLRENVVLLPQETLILHGTIRENIACGLPGAGEREIRQAALDAAAHEFITDLPEGYDTRIAPGTAALSGGQLQRVAIARAMLRAAPVLVLDEPTAGLDAPAARRVVQPLRRLMAGRTTIVITHDLALAPDADRILVVDGGRLVECGTHTELLARGGAYARLRSA, from the coding sequence ATGGGGGTGGGGGAGTTGGTGGAGCGTAAAAGCTCGGGTGCCCGTCAGGCGTTCCGGTGTTTCTGGCCCTTGACGCGCGGTGACCGCAGATGGCTGGTCCTGATCATTGTCTGCGTCGTGGTCGCCGCGCTTGCCGAGACGGCATCGATCCTGATTTTCGCGAATCTCACCGACCACGCGCTGGCCGCGGGATCGCTCTCCGCATTCTGGGTGCCCGCCGCGCAATGGCTCGGTGTCGCCGTGATCGGCGCGGCGGTCGGGTATGCCGGAAACTCGCTCGCCGTATGGACCGCGGAGCGGTTCGTCCTGCGGCTGCGCGCCGGCGTGTTCCGTCATGTGCAGGGGATGCCCCCGCACTTCTTCCAGAAGCACCGGCAGGGTGATCTCGTCGAGCGGCTCACCGGTGATGTCGAGGCCATCGAACAGATGGTGGTGTCCGGCGTGGTCGGCACCGCTTCCGCGGTGTTCTCCACCGTCTTCTACGCGGTCGCCGCCCTCTGGCTTCGCTGGGACCTCGCCCTCGTCACCTTCCTGCTCGCCCCGCTCTTCCTCGTCGCCGCCCGCCGCTTCGCCGGCCGCATCCGGTCCGCGGCCCGTGACGAGCGCACCGCCGACGGCGCCATCACCTCGGTCGTCGAGGAGTCCCTCGGCAATGTCGTCCTCACCCAGGCCTACAACCTGCGCCGGGACGAGGAACGCCGGCTCGACCGCGAGGCCCGTGCGTGGATGCGCGCCTCCGTGCGCGGCGCCCGCGCGAGCGAGCTGTACGAGCAGTTCGTCGAGGTCGTCGAGACGCTGTGCGTGCTGGCCGTCATCGGATTCGGCGCCTGGGAGATCGCCGCGGGCCGTATGACGCTCGGCGATCTGCTCGCCTTCGCGGCCTTCATCGGCTACCTCTATCCGCCGATCCGCAACCTCGGGCAGCTGGGCCTCACGCTCACCGCCGCCACGGCCGGCGCGGAACGGATCCAGGAGGTCCTGGACGCCGAGCCCGCCGTGACCGACCCCGTCTCACCCCGCCCGGCCTGGCCCGTGCACGGCCGCATCACCCTCGAGGGCGTCTCCTTCCGCTATCCGGACGCTCCCGCGGAATCACTGACCGACGTGTCACTGACCGCCGAACCCGGCGAACTCGTCCTGATCACCGGGGAAAGCGGAGCAGGCAAGTCGACCCTCTCCAAGCTGCTGCTGCGCTTCTACGACCCGACGGCCGGAACCGTACGCCTCGACGGGGTGCCGCTCGCCGACGTACCGCTGGAGTTCCTCCGCGAGAACGTGGTCCTGCTGCCCCAGGAGACCCTGATCCTGCACGGCACCATCCGCGAGAACATCGCCTGCGGCCTCCCGGGCGCCGGTGAGCGGGAGATCCGGCAGGCCGCACTGGACGCGGCCGCCCACGAGTTCATCACCGACCTGCCCGAGGGCTACGACACCCGGATCGCCCCGGGCACCGCCGCCCTCTCCGGCGGTCAGCTGCAGCGCGTCGCGATCGCCCGTGCCATGCTGCGCGCCGCCCCCGTCCTCGTCCTCGACGAGCCGACCGCCGGACTCGACGCGCCGGCCGCACGACGCGTCGTGCAGCCGCTGCGCCGGCTGATGGCGGGCCGCACGACCATCGTGATCACCCACGACCTGGCCCTGGCGCCGGACGCGGACCGCATTCTCGTCGTGGACGGCGGGCGTCTCGTGGAGTGCGGTACGCACACGGAACTCCTCGCCCGGGGCGGGGCGTACGCGCGGCTGCGCAGCGCCTAG
- a CDS encoding vWA domain-containing protein gives MRPDSEHRAGDRDRTRASARARRRTRARAVGLLAAALVGGLLVTGCGGGSDGSSADHGKARRAGPLPAPAPARPSAPATPAPGTGADGEQRDIAPTDTPPPTPADYLSTFALDVDTASYGYARRTLADGRLPEPRTVRPEEFINSFRQDYPRPEGNGFSVTADGARAGDEGWSLLRVGLATGPAAPSSERPPAALTFVIDVSGSMSEPGRLDLVKQSLGVMTDRLRSDDSLALVTFSDTAETVLPMTRVGGGRERVHDAIDSLEPMSSTNLDAGVRTGYDTAVEGARPGATNRVVLLSDALANTGETDADAILDRISDARREYGITLFGVGVGSEYGDALMERLADKGDGHTTYVSTPEEARKVFCDELPQNIELRAREAKAQIAFDPQTVQRFRLIGYDDRQVADDDYRDDRVDGGEVGPGHTVTALYAVRLRPGASGHVATAGVRWLDPTTRAPHEETTQIEASALDTDVWRSNHGLQLAATAAYFADALRQGVLPGAPTLPQLASRADQLARTAGDKGVRQLAEAIRRADELQI, from the coding sequence ATGAGGCCTGACAGCGAGCACCGGGCAGGGGACCGCGACCGTACGCGGGCATCGGCGCGGGCCCGAAGGCGGACACGGGCGCGGGCGGTCGGCCTGCTCGCGGCGGCGCTCGTGGGCGGGCTCCTCGTCACCGGGTGCGGCGGCGGGAGCGACGGCTCCTCGGCGGACCACGGCAAGGCGCGGCGCGCGGGCCCGCTGCCCGCCCCTGCCCCGGCCCGCCCGTCCGCGCCCGCGACGCCCGCGCCGGGCACCGGGGCCGACGGCGAGCAGCGGGACATCGCGCCGACCGACACCCCGCCCCCGACGCCCGCGGACTACCTCTCCACGTTCGCCCTCGACGTCGACACGGCGTCCTACGGATACGCCCGCCGCACCCTCGCCGACGGGCGCCTGCCCGAACCGAGGACCGTGCGGCCCGAGGAGTTCATCAACAGCTTCCGCCAGGACTACCCGCGCCCCGAGGGCAACGGCTTCTCCGTGACGGCCGACGGGGCCCGTGCCGGCGACGAGGGCTGGTCCCTCCTCCGCGTCGGCCTCGCCACCGGCCCGGCGGCCCCGTCGTCCGAGCGCCCGCCCGCCGCGCTCACCTTCGTCATCGACGTCTCCGGCTCCATGTCCGAACCTGGCAGGCTCGACCTGGTCAAGCAGTCCCTCGGCGTCATGACCGACCGACTGCGCTCCGACGACTCACTCGCACTCGTCACCTTCAGCGACACGGCCGAGACGGTGCTGCCGATGACCCGCGTCGGTGGCGGCCGGGAACGGGTCCACGACGCGATCGACAGCCTGGAGCCCATGTCCTCCACGAACCTCGACGCGGGCGTGCGCACCGGCTACGACACCGCGGTCGAGGGAGCGCGCCCAGGCGCCACCAACCGCGTCGTCCTCCTCTCCGACGCCCTCGCCAACACCGGCGAGACCGACGCCGACGCGATTCTCGACCGGATATCCGACGCCCGCCGCGAGTACGGCATCACGCTGTTCGGCGTAGGAGTCGGCAGCGAGTACGGCGACGCCCTGATGGAGCGCCTCGCCGACAAGGGCGACGGCCACACGACGTACGTCTCCACCCCCGAGGAGGCCCGGAAGGTCTTCTGCGACGAGCTGCCGCAGAACATCGAACTGCGCGCCCGTGAGGCCAAGGCACAGATCGCCTTCGACCCGCAGACCGTGCAGCGGTTCCGGCTCATCGGCTACGACGACCGGCAGGTCGCCGACGACGACTACCGCGACGACCGCGTGGACGGCGGCGAGGTCGGCCCCGGGCACACCGTGACGGCGCTGTACGCGGTACGGCTGCGCCCGGGCGCGAGCGGCCACGTCGCGACGGCGGGCGTGCGCTGGCTGGACCCCACCACGCGAGCGCCCCACGAGGAGACGACCCAGATCGAGGCGTCCGCGCTGGACACGGACGTGTGGCGCTCGAACCACGGCCTCCAACTCGCTGCCACGGCCGCCTATTTCGCCGACGCCCTGCGCCAGGGTGTACTGCCAGGTGCCCCCACGTTGCCCCAACTGGCCTCACGCGCGGACCAGTTGGCCCGCACGGCGGGGGACAAGGGCGTGCGGCAGCTCGCGGAGGCGATACGCAGGGCCGACGAACTGCAGATCTGA
- a CDS encoding ABC transporter permease, producing MTALVETTEVAPGYRARRTLPLRVEAVRQLKRRRTLVMGAVLALLPFVLVVAFAIGGDPGARNGRVTLMDTATASGANFAATCLFVSAGFLLVIPVALFCGDTVASEAGWSSLRYLLAAPVPRARLLWSKLTVALALSLAAMVLLPVVALAVGTAAYGWGPLEIPTGGALPAGTAAQRLLVVIAYIFVSQLVTAGLAFWLSTKTDAPLGAVGGAVGLTIVGNVLDAVTALGDWRDFLPAHWQFAWADAIQPRPEWGGMIQGTAVSVTYAVILFALAFRGFRRKDIVS from the coding sequence ATGACCGCGCTCGTCGAGACCACCGAGGTGGCGCCCGGATACCGCGCGCGCCGCACCCTGCCCCTGCGGGTCGAGGCCGTGCGCCAGCTGAAGCGGCGGCGCACGCTCGTCATGGGCGCCGTCCTCGCCCTGCTGCCGTTCGTCCTGGTCGTCGCGTTCGCCATCGGCGGCGACCCGGGCGCGCGCAACGGCCGGGTGACGCTGATGGACACGGCCACCGCGTCCGGCGCCAACTTCGCCGCGACGTGCCTGTTCGTCTCGGCCGGGTTCCTGCTCGTGATCCCCGTGGCCCTGTTCTGCGGCGACACGGTCGCCTCCGAGGCCGGCTGGTCCAGCCTGCGCTACCTCCTCGCGGCGCCGGTGCCCCGCGCCCGCCTCCTGTGGAGCAAGCTCACCGTCGCGCTCGCCCTCAGCCTGGCCGCGATGGTCCTCCTGCCCGTCGTCGCCCTCGCGGTCGGCACGGCCGCGTACGGCTGGGGCCCGCTGGAGATCCCGACCGGCGGCGCGCTCCCCGCGGGCACGGCGGCGCAGCGGCTGCTCGTCGTGATCGCGTACATCTTCGTGTCCCAACTGGTCACTGCGGGGCTCGCGTTCTGGCTGTCGACGAAGACGGACGCGCCGCTCGGCGCCGTCGGCGGCGCGGTCGGGCTGACCATCGTGGGCAATGTGCTCGACGCGGTGACGGCGCTCGGAGACTGGCGCGACTTCCTGCCCGCACACTGGCAGTTCGCGTGGGCGGACGCCATCCAGCCGCGCCCGGAGTGGGGCGGCATGATCCAGGGGACGGCCGTCTCGGTAACGTACGCCGTCATCCTGTTCGCCCTGGCCTTCCGGGGATTTCGCCGCAAGGACATCGTCTCGTAG
- a CDS encoding alpha/beta fold hydrolase encodes MDLRLTGPRARPRRWAAAAAAVVVLAGAGTWTAAAASDDAPPVQRRDRVMDTGGARIDTSYFTTPGSERRPAVLLAHGFGASKDELRAQAEGLARDGYAVLTWSARGFGHSTGKIGLNDPKGEVADASRLIDWLAKRPEVQLDKKGDPRVGVTGASYGGAVSLLAAGYDDRVDAIAPQITYWNLADALFPQGVYKKLWAGLFINTGGGCDRFEPQLCRMYERVAEAGKPDAAARALLEERSPIAVGKRIKVPTLLMQGQTDSLFPLGQADAAAKAIRANGAPVDVDWIAGGHDGGDRETGRVEARVDSWFDRYLKDDKAADTGPAFRVTRTGGIDSTDGAAQLRGASSDTYPGLSNDPRRVPLTGREQRVDNPAGASPPAISNLPGLGGGGGGGLGQLSSLGVGLSLDFPGQFAHFESAPLRDDLHVTGSPKVTVHVASDSDDAVLFGKVYDVAPGGGSQPVLPSQLASPVRVVGSGADGGKDITLTLPAIDHEVQKGHRLRLALSSTDLGYASPTHPATYTVSLKSDLSVPTAPAVRTAAAPLPAWVWWLPLAGVLAALALLLTGRRRASAGAPDPALAEVPLQITDLSKKYAKSADRYAVRDLSFRVEKGQVLGLLGPNGAGKTTTLRMLMGLIRPDGGEIRVFGHAIRPGAPVLSRVGAFVEGAGFLPHLSGRKNLELYWAATGRPAEDAHLDEALEIAGLGDALARAVRTYSQGMRQRLALAQAMLGLPDLLILDEPTNGLDPPQIREMREVMIRYAAAGRTVIVSSHLLAEVEQTCTHLVVMDRGRLVQAGPVADIIGSGDTLLVGLAADISDALMEKVEALPDVESAARADGGLLVRLAAPAHAGVPATVPAVPAAVVTESAPAAPEDPARSAVLMPPAGDRETAAASLLAELVRLDVPVASLGPHRRLEDAFLTLIGGEAG; translated from the coding sequence ATGGATCTACGACTGACCGGTCCGCGGGCCAGGCCGCGGCGGTGGGCGGCCGCCGCCGCGGCCGTCGTGGTGCTCGCCGGAGCAGGCACGTGGACGGCCGCGGCCGCCTCGGACGACGCGCCTCCCGTGCAGCGCCGCGACAGGGTGATGGACACGGGCGGAGCCAGGATCGACACGTCGTACTTCACGACGCCCGGATCCGAGCGCCGCCCCGCCGTCCTGCTCGCCCACGGCTTCGGCGCCAGCAAGGACGAGCTGCGCGCCCAGGCCGAGGGCCTCGCCCGCGACGGATACGCCGTGCTGACCTGGTCGGCGCGCGGCTTCGGCCACTCCACGGGCAAGATCGGGCTCAACGACCCGAAGGGCGAGGTCGCCGACGCGTCCAGGCTCATCGACTGGCTGGCGAAACGGCCCGAGGTGCAGCTCGACAAGAAGGGCGACCCGCGCGTCGGTGTCACCGGCGCCTCGTACGGCGGAGCGGTCTCGCTGCTCGCCGCCGGGTACGACGACCGGGTCGACGCCATCGCCCCGCAGATCACGTACTGGAACCTCGCCGACGCACTGTTCCCCCAGGGCGTCTACAAGAAGCTCTGGGCCGGGCTCTTCATCAACACCGGCGGCGGCTGCGACCGGTTCGAGCCGCAGCTGTGCCGCATGTACGAGCGCGTCGCCGAGGCCGGGAAGCCGGACGCCGCGGCCCGCGCCCTCCTCGAGGAGCGCTCCCCGATCGCCGTCGGCAAGCGCATCAAGGTGCCCACGCTCCTGATGCAGGGCCAGACCGACTCCCTGTTCCCGCTCGGCCAGGCCGACGCGGCCGCCAAGGCGATCCGGGCCAACGGCGCGCCTGTCGACGTCGACTGGATCGCGGGCGGTCACGACGGCGGCGACCGCGAGACGGGGCGCGTCGAAGCCCGCGTCGACTCCTGGTTCGACCGCTATCTGAAGGACGACAAGGCGGCCGACACCGGCCCCGCCTTCCGCGTCACCCGCACCGGAGGCATCGACTCCACCGACGGCGCCGCCCAGCTGCGCGGCGCGAGCAGCGACACGTACCCGGGCCTTTCGAACGACCCGCGGCGCGTGCCGCTGACCGGGCGCGAGCAGCGCGTCGACAACCCCGCAGGGGCCAGCCCGCCCGCCATCTCGAACCTGCCGGGACTCGGAGGCGGCGGCGGTGGCGGACTCGGCCAGCTCTCCTCCCTGGGCGTCGGCCTCTCCCTCGACTTCCCCGGCCAGTTCGCCCACTTCGAGTCGGCCCCCCTGCGCGACGACCTGCACGTCACAGGGTCCCCGAAGGTGACGGTGCACGTCGCCTCCGACAGCGACGACGCCGTCCTGTTCGGCAAGGTGTACGACGTCGCGCCCGGCGGCGGTTCCCAGCCGGTGCTGCCCTCCCAACTCGCCTCGCCCGTAAGGGTGGTGGGCTCCGGAGCCGACGGCGGCAAGGACATCACGCTCACGCTGCCCGCCATCGACCACGAAGTGCAGAAGGGCCACCGGCTGCGCCTCGCCCTGTCCTCCACGGACCTCGGCTACGCGTCCCCGACGCACCCCGCCACATACACCGTCTCCCTCAAGAGCGACCTGTCCGTGCCCACCGCCCCCGCCGTGCGCACGGCCGCCGCGCCGCTGCCCGCCTGGGTGTGGTGGCTGCCCCTCGCCGGCGTCCTGGCGGCGCTCGCCCTGCTGCTCACCGGGCGCCGCCGCGCGAGCGCGGGAGCGCCCGACCCGGCCCTCGCCGAAGTCCCGCTCCAGATCACCGACCTGAGCAAGAAGTACGCGAAGTCCGCCGACCGGTACGCGGTCCGTGACCTGTCCTTCCGCGTGGAGAAGGGCCAGGTCCTCGGTCTCCTCGGGCCGAACGGCGCGGGCAAGACCACGACCCTGCGCATGCTGATGGGCCTCATCAGGCCCGACGGCGGCGAGATCCGCGTCTTCGGGCACGCCATCAGGCCGGGCGCGCCCGTCCTGTCGCGGGTCGGCGCGTTCGTCGAGGGCGCCGGCTTCCTGCCGCACCTGTCCGGCCGGAAGAACCTGGAGCTGTACTGGGCGGCCACCGGCCGCCCGGCCGAGGACGCCCACCTGGACGAGGCCCTGGAGATCGCCGGGCTCGGCGACGCCCTGGCCCGCGCCGTGCGCACCTACTCGCAGGGCATGCGCCAGCGGCTCGCCCTCGCGCAGGCCATGCTGGGCCTGCCCGACCTCCTCATCCTCGACGAGCCGACGAACGGCCTCGACCCGCCCCAGATCCGCGAGATGCGCGAGGTGATGATCCGGTACGCCGCCGCGGGCCGCACGGTCATCGTCTCCAGCCATCTCCTCGCCGAGGTCGAGCAGACCTGCACGCACCTGGTGGTCATGGACCGCGGCCGCCTGGTGCAGGCGGGACCGGTCGCCGACATCATCGGCTCCGGCGACACCCTCCTCGTCGGGCTCGCGGCGGACATCTCCGACGCGCTGATGGAGAAGGTGGAGGCGCTGCCCGACGTGGAGTCGGCGGCCCGCGCGGACGGCGGACTGCTGGTCCGTCTCGCCGCCCCGGCGCACGCGGGTGTCCCGGCGACGGTTCCGGCGGTTCCCGCGGCGGTCGTGACGGAGAGCGCCCCGGCGGCGCCCGAGGACCCGGCTCGGTCCGCGGTCCTCATGCCTCCCGCAGGCGACCGCGAGACGGCCGCGGCCAGTCTCCTCGCCGAGCTGGTCCGGCTCGATGTGCCGGTCGCGTCGCTCGGCCCGCACCGCCGCCTCGAAGACGCGTTCCTGACCCTGATCGGAGGCGAAGCCGGATGA
- a CDS encoding GNAT family N-acetyltransferase has protein sequence MQKSGIRRARTVDELTAAGPLFDGPALPEWAARFLRTPGHHLFLAYEDDAPVGFVSGVETIHPDKGVEMFLYELSVAEAYRRRGIGRSLVEALAALARERGCYGMWVGVDTDNAPALATYRGAGGRDGGGCAVVEWSFV, from the coding sequence ATGCAGAAATCCGGCATCCGCCGTGCGCGCACCGTCGACGAACTGACCGCCGCCGGGCCCCTGTTCGACGGGCCCGCCCTTCCCGAGTGGGCGGCCCGTTTCCTTCGGACCCCGGGCCACCATCTCTTCCTGGCCTACGAGGACGACGCGCCCGTGGGCTTCGTCAGCGGGGTCGAGACGATCCACCCGGACAAGGGGGTGGAGATGTTCCTGTACGAGCTGTCGGTGGCCGAGGCGTACCGCCGCCGCGGCATCGGCCGCTCCCTGGTCGAGGCGCTGGCGGCGCTGGCCAGGGAGCGGGGCTGTTACGGGATGTGGGTCGGCGTGGACACGGACAACGCGCCCGCGCTCGCGACGTATCGCGGCGCGGGCGGCCGGGACGGCGGTGGGTGCGCCGTCGTCGAGTGGTCGTTCGTCTGA